One genomic window of Arachis stenosperma cultivar V10309 chromosome 10, arast.V10309.gnm1.PFL2, whole genome shotgun sequence includes the following:
- the LOC130956539 gene encoding chaperone protein dnaJ A6, chloroplastic-like — MAITHFGSTFATQWGIRPQVFARSSIVSKTTSSSHNVTSRVSFIAAPASSFFSRDSSRALFNMSSSQTYHRRGSRLIVRAETDYYSVLGVSRNASKSEIKSAYRKLARNYHPDVNKDPGAEQKFKDISNAYEVLSDDEKRSIYDQYGEAGLKGSGMGMGDFSSPFDIFETLFEGMGGMGGMGSRGAWNGAIDGEDEYYSLVLNFKEAVFGVEKEIEIRRLDSCGTCNGSGAKPGTKSSRCSTCGGQGRVVSSTRTPLGIFQQSMTCSSCNGTGETSTPCSTCSGDGRVRKTKRISLKVPPGVDSGSRLRVRNEGNAGRRGGAPGDLFVVIEVIPDPVLKRDDTNILYTSKVSYIDAILGTTIKVPTVDGMVDLKVPAGTQPGTTLVMARKGVPLLNKSNMRGDQLVRVQVEIPKRLSSDERKLIEELADLSKGKSKAAASGTRR, encoded by the exons ATGGCAATTACACATTTTGGTAGTACATTTGCAACTCAATGGGGAATTCGTCCTCAGGTTTTCGCAAGATCCAGCATAGTGAGCAAGACTACGTCATCCAGCCACAA TGTTACAAGCAGGGTGAGCTTTATAGCGGCCCCAGCTTCAAGCTTTTTCTCCCGGGATTCCTCACGTGCACTATTTAACATGAGTTCATCTCAGACATATCACCGAAGGGGTTCAAGGTTGATAGTTAGAGCAGAAACA GATTACTATTCCGTCCTTGGCGTGTCAAGAAATGCTAGTAAATCTGAAATTAAGAGTG CTTATCGGAAGCTTGCCCGGAATTATCATCCAGATGTGAACAA AGATCCTGGTGCAGAACAGAAATTTAAGGACATTAGCAATGCATATGAG GTCTTATCAGATGATGAGAAACGATCGATATATGATCAATATGGAGAGGCCGGGCTTAAAGGTTCAGGAATGGGCATGGGG GATTTCAGCAGTCCTTTTGATATATTTGAAACGCTTTTTGAGGGCATGGGTGGCATGGGTGGCATGGGTTCAAGAGGTGCTTGGAATGGAGCAATTGACGGTGAAGATGAATATTACAGTCTCGTTTTGAACTTCAAAGAAGCAGTTTTTGGGGTAGAAAAGGAGATAGAGATTAGGCGGTTAGATAGCTGTGGAACTTGCAATGGTTCAGGGGCTAAACCTGGGACCAAGTCATCCAGATGTAGCACTTGTGGCGGTCAAGGTCGCGTTGTCTCATCAACCAGGACCCCTCTAGGCATCTTTCAGCAGTCTATGACCTGCTCTTCCTGCAATGGAACTGGAGAAACATCAACACCATGCAGCACATGTTCTGGGGATGGTCGTGTGAGGAAAACAAAACGGATAAGTCTGAAGGTTCCCCCTGGTGTGGATTCTGGTAGCCGTTTAAGAGTCCGGAATGAAGGCAATGCTGGAAGACGTGGCGGTGCACCTGGTGACCTCTTTGTAGTTATCGAAGTTATCCCAGATCCTGTCCTCAAACGAGATGACACCAACATTCTGTACACCTCCAAGGTGTCTTATATTGATGCTATCTTGGGAACTACAATCAAGGTTCCTACTGTAGATGGCATGGTGGATTTAAAAGTCCCGGCTGGGACTCAACCCGGCACGACGCTCGTTATGGCTCGGAAAGGTGTTCCGCTGCTGAATAAGAGTAACATGAGAGGTGATCAATTGGTTCGCGTGCAAGTCGAAATCCCCAAGAGACTGAGCAGTGATGAGAGAAAACTTATTGAGGAACTTGCTGATTTGAGCAAAGGAAAGAGTAAAGCTGCTGCTAGTGGTACTAGGAGATAA